From Rutidosis leptorrhynchoides isolate AG116_Rl617_1_P2 chromosome 3, CSIRO_AGI_Rlap_v1, whole genome shotgun sequence, a single genomic window includes:
- the LOC139902055 gene encoding uncharacterized protein translates to MRNNLISKKIEMFVWRATQKLLPVRIELDKRGIDLDTVRCPLCDDDIETVEHSLLFCNNSMDIWNRVFSWWGFGLMTNLSMNEILRGNGPINMTENGKYVWQAVVWVCAYLIWANRNNVVFRGKSWCIPVAINEIQVKSFEWISHRSRGRKFDWLNWLCNPSTYLN, encoded by the coding sequence ATGCGCAATAATTTAATCTCAAAGAAGATAGAAATGTTTGTATGGAGGGCAACTCAAAAACTACTACCCGTTAGGATTGAACTAGATAAGCGAGGTATAGACTTAGACACCGTCCGTTGCCCGTTATGTGATGATGACATCGAGACCGTTGAACATTCACTATTATTTTGCAATAATTCTATGGATATTTGGAACCGGGTTTTTTCATGGTGGGGTTTTGGCTTAATGACCAACCTTAGTATGAATGAAATCCTTCGTGGGAATGGGCCGATTAACATGACGGAAAATGGGAAGTACGTGTGGCAAGCGGTCGTGTGGGTTTGTGCTTATCTTATTTGGGCAAATAGAAACAATGTTGTTTTTCGAGGAAAAAGTTGGTGCATTCCGGTGGCAATAAACGAGATACAAGTAAAGTCCTTTGAATGGATTTCTCATAGATCACGAGGTCGAAAATTCGATTGGTTAAATTGGTTGTGTAATCCTAGCACGTATTTAAATTGA
- the LOC139898585 gene encoding uncharacterized protein, producing MDLIGFFIPGIHLWNVLPDLMVFIAPLWIAVLFGVLVGWVWRPTWANSAINNITITMPTNNYTPKDFVSSIPMLNSLKSQLPSYFFPVSDIGSPEVSSCEVSTVSSSKLDEKMKNFVGEGDLEHIYKLVEEKDGGLAWNVIMDRSTSDMSYQAWKREPEIGPPQYRSRTVYEDMTPEMMRDFFWDDEFRLKWDDMLLEAETLEECPNNGTMVVKWVRKFPFFCSDREYIIGRRIWESGKTYYCVTKGVQYPSVPRRTKPRRVDLYYSSWSIRAVESRKGDGQLSACEVLLFHHEDMGIPWELAKLGVRQGMWGAVKKIDRGLRWYQKNIASGASLTHCAYMAHINTKVSTDHLKYLGNRSNDSLEIETCEQVVNDEKPSGKNLPKILVVGGVIALACSIDRGLLTKAVVFGVARRFAKIGRRL from the exons ATGGATTTAATTGGGTTTTTTATACCAGGAATTCATTTATGGAATGTGTTGCCAGATCTTATGGTGTTCATTGCCCCTTTGTGGATTGCTGTTCTTTTTGGGGTTTTAGTTGGGTGGGTTTGGAGACCCACTTGGGCTAATTCTGCTATTAacaatataacaataacaatgcCCACAAACAATTATACTCCTAAAGATTTTGTATCTTCAATTCCAATGTTGAATTCTTTAAAATCTCAACTACCCAGTTACTTTTTTCCGGTTTCTGATATTGGGTCACCGGAAGTTAGTTCATGTGAGGTGTCCACAGTCAG TTCTTCAAAATTGGATGAAAAAATGAAGAATTTTGTTGGGGAGGGTGATTTGGAGCATATTTACAAACTTGTTGAGGAAAAAGATGGAGGTCTTGCTTGGAATGTAATCATGGATAGGTCAACTTCAGATATGAGCTATCAAGCTTGGAAGAGAGAACCTGag ATTGGACCTCCACAATATCGGTCTCGGACTGTTTATGAAGATATGACTCCTGAAATGATGAGGGATTTCTTTTGGGATGATGAATTTAGGTTGAAATGGGATGATATGTTATTAGAAGCCGAAACATTAGAGGAGTGCCCGAACAATGGAACAATGGTGGTTAAGTGGGTTCGTAAG TTCCCATTTTTTTGTAGCGACAGGGAGTACATAATTGGCCGTCGGATTTGGGAGTCGGGAAAGACGTACTACTGTGTTACAAAG GGTGTGCAATACCCATCTGTGCCACGTCGCACTAAACCAAGACGTGTTGACTTGTACTATTCAAGCTGGTCGATTCGTGCAG TTGAATCAAGAAAAGGAGACGGACAGCTAAGCGCATGTGAAGTGTTATTATTTCATCACGAGGATATGGGTATTCCATGGGAACTCGCAAAACTCGGTGTTCGTCAAGGCATGTGGGGAGCAGTGAAAAAAATAGACCGTGGTCTTCGTTGGTATCAAAAAAATATAGCATCAGGAGCATCTTTAACTCATTGTGCTTACATGGCTCATATCAATACAAAAGTTAGTACCGATCATTTAAAATACTTGGGGAACAGATCAAACGATTCACTAGAGATTGAAACTTGTGAACAAGTAGTTAATGACGAGAAACCGTCAGGGAAGAATCTTCCGAAGATTTTGGTGGTTGGAGGTGTGATTGCGCTTGCTTGCTCCATTGATAGAGGGCTTTTGACGAAAGCTGTTGTATTTGGTGTTGCAAGAAGATTTGCTAAAATTGGAAGGAGGTTGTGA